The genomic region GAGAGGGGCCCTGACGCGAGCGGGGAGGGATGGTTGACTGCGGCCATGTTGAATGTATACAAAACTAGTGTTGCCGTCTATATAACGTTGCGGGAACATTCAAAATGTTCAATTGAATGTATAAAGTTTCGATATGTAGAATCAATAACAACACAGTTTATTGAAATATATTCTTTTGCTGTTGGAAAAAAACGTGGAActaacagtgatctgaaataccaacaTCACTAAAAGTTCTGCTACCGACAAGATATCAGTCGGTGGCAGGTggcagtgttccgattgaaccaaccgtaactcgcgcatgcgcggcaatttcagcctcagtagcgtaactatttcgatgaaatcgggtagcttgagcacCTCACAGACTTTTAAAAAGTCTTTCTTCACTATTAACTgccattttataataaaatattaacgttccgcgtcacgtctctcgtccatcagtcgtcccgctaataacaccggtacattcccgccaatataactgcctcaaggcatcagggccctggccgctcggctgcgtcattgtagatacgctactgtcttggccgcgcatgcgcgagttacggttgattcaatcggaacactggtcGGTGGCGTCGGTGGTTCGAAGGACCAATGACGTCGTAGAAGGGGTAAGATAGAGTGGGGGACAAGTCTTGATCTTGGTTGGCTGGATTCTATTTACACTCTACGTCACACTCTACGACTACACAAATAATATTGATGAAAATATCACGGTGGTATTGTGGTATGCAGTATGTGAGTGCATAGATGTGCATAGATGCAACTGTATGCGCTATAGAGGATCGACTATTTTCTCATTTTATGACCCTTTTCTGACAAAGATCAGCTCAAGTATGACCGTCAACCGATTGAATCATTGATAATTTCACTATTCAACAGAAGTAATCGGTTGAAAACGTCGCGAAACAGTGATAAACATAACCACAATGTCTGTTTCCCGGGTCGAAGAATTAATTAGCTATTTCAAGTCCCATAACAAGATCAGGGAGCAACAAAGTCATTCTGCGAAGGTGCACAGTGTAGGATGGAGTTGCGATGGAAAACTTTTGGCCTCCGGTTCGTTCGATAAGTCTGTCTGCATTTTTTCCCTGGGACCGGATCGTTTGGTAAATAAACATAACCTCTCTAATCGGTTTCTCTTTcctacttttcgtttctcgtgATTCTAATATAATTTATCTTTTAAAATCTCGATCGGTTTATTTGTTAGCGTACTTGTCAATATTCACTTTATTTCATAGTTCGTTATAATTCTCAAGATTACAAACAATTGTTGTTTTGAGGTTACAGAGTAGAAGCaccaatataaataatatatatatttgatttGTTCGAATGGAAATCAACGGAAgtaacatcaatttttaacaTCAACAACTACGCATAGTTACTTTCTTTCCGTGCCTCAAACCATTGCAGTAAAGCTTGATAAACCTCTTTCAGAAACAGGAGACAACGTTCAGAGGCCACGGCGGCAGCGTCGACCAACTCTGCTGGCATGCGTTCTACCCAGAACTGTTGTCCACAGCGAGTGGAGACAAAACTGTGCGGATATGGGACACGAGGACACAGAAATGCACAGCGAATATCAGTACGCGAGGAGAAAACATCAACATTTCATGGTCCCCCGACGGCAACACGATAGCGGTAGGGAATAAAGAAGATCTAGTCACCTTCATCGACGCACGTGTGATGAAAATTCGTGCGGAGGAACAATTCAACTTTGAAGTGAACGAAATTTCATGGAACAAAGACTCCGATACGTTTTACTTGACAAATGGGCAGGGCTGTGTACATATTCTTAGCTATCCGGACTTGGAGCTGTTACATGTAATCAAAGCACATCCTGGAACTTGTATTTGCATAGAATTCGATCCTACCGGGAGGTATTTTGCAACGGGTTCGGCTGATGCATTAGTTTCACTGTGGGACGCGGATGAATTATGCTGTTTAAGGACGTTCTCCAGGTTAGAATGGCCAGTCAGGACTATATCGTTCTCTTACGATGGCCAGCTGTTGGCAGCTGCATCCGAGGACCTTGTTATTGACATCGGTGAGGTCGAAACTGGGGAGAAGATTGCAGATATACCTGTGGAAGCAGCAACCTTCACGGTTGCCTGGCATCCGAAACAATATTTGCTAGCGTATGCGTGCGATGACAAAGATACTTATGATAGGAAGCGAGACGCTGGCAGTCTGAAGGTGTACGGATTCGCCAACGATTGAACGATCATTATTTTTagacatttttattgaaatatactATTCTGTAAGAAAGCTGCAGTCTATTTTAGAAATCCAAGCCTCTATGATGCGTTTAAAGTAGTGTACTCATTTTTCTTTTTGGCATTCAGGGTCACACGAAaatcatgactagactgcggattttatacatttattacaaaaattaatagatCGAATACTAAATTGGGGAAAGAGAAAATACGAATTcttaaagatctgcagtctagtcatgaccTTGTCCTTGTAAATGTGGCCTAATTATGTTCCCCGAAATCTAAACGACTATAGTTTGCACTGAAATGTTCCATTGGTTCGTACATTATCTTCCGTAGCTATATTCGCTgatcataaataaattaatattgtgcTCCACTCACTGTTATGGGCACAGTTACCATGGCAACTAGAAGCATACACATAGTGCTTTTTGATTTTTGTAACCTGGAAATGGTCTAGGAGTTAGCTTTGTATgacaattcatttttattttagccTCTGTTAATGCAATTCATTGTCTTTTTACTTAAAAGTAATGGGAACCAATTGCGAGTGTCAGTACACGTTGATGGTGATGAACGAAATAGTGCAAGGACAGCTCTCAGAGATCAAGGACAATTATAATCATGTTCCTAGCATTCACGAAGTGGTCGAGGAGGACACAGATGAAGAATATAGTTACAATCAAGACTCTCCGACCGTAAATGATGTTCAACAAGATGCAGGACTGGCAGGAAATATTGTTGACGATGATTCGATATACAGTAACGAATCATTTTGCTCGGATGATTCTTCCAATGAAACCAATGTCACGTCAAGGACTTTGAACGAGTCTCATTACACACCTAAAGCAGCTGACCATGAGTGCGAGACGAAAGACAATGAAGAAAAATGCGAGAGCCCAGTTAGAGCCAGTGGAAATGTAAATTCATTTTATTCCAGTAGCTCAATTTCAGACGATAGGTCCACGATACTGAAACCAGTCAAATGCAGAAGGAAGAATATGAGTTTCACAGATGAGGAGCTTAGGAAGATCGAATGGGAGAATCAGCTTCTTCTGAGGAAGATTATGGCTCAGCAAAAACCGAAAGAGAAGATACTTCGTGAAAATGGGTCGCAAACTAAGCAAAGCAGCTCTGCGATCAATAGGAAGAAGTTGCAGAGGAAAATTGAAAGCGAAAACATAGTACGTATTAGAAGAAGAGATTAGAAATTATGTAAAAGGTTGCAAATCATTGTGCTAATGTTGTTTACGATTACAGATGCTGCTCCAACGACTACAACAGACCAAATCACGTGTTATGAACGCCGCAACGAGACCTGGATGTAGACAGACAATTTTGTAATTTGTTATAAAGAGCTTTTCTGTGTTTtatacaaatgaaaaaaattttgtacTTCGATGTGATAAGATTTTATATACTTTGTACTATTAGAGAGTGTAGTTTAAATCACGATTGTGATATATTGTCTTCTTTGTGCCACAGAATATTGTAACTGAACATgatctttgaaaaaattgtgtgtAAATTCATAggaaatatatttgtaacaaaaTTACTGGTTTTACTCCTTTTTTTCGATAATGTGCAAGACGAATGCTGTGTAAAATTAAGAACAACGCACGATTAAAACACAGCAATTACCAGTCTTGAAGTGTAggtacacatttttattttgttttgtatACATCACaactttgtaaaatattttggaAACTTACTGAAGAAATTTCTACAAGTCAAGACTATAAAAATCACAGTTCTCACTCGTTCCAAGTAACTTAATTAttacttcattatttttttttttgtgtaacACCAAGACCAACGTTCTCTGAGTATTGTGATCaccatttcttttctttttttttatatacgttTTGTGTAGAAAGTACGACGAGAAACGAAGACGGTAGACAACCGAGAGGCATTAAATTCCATAAATCAGATATCTTATTTTTCTCGCCCTCCGGATTAATTTGTGTTTCAATTGCTGCGAACAGAGAATCTCGTTTCGGATCGAGGaacaggaaaaaaagaaaagagaacgtTACATGTGCGATTCCCCAGGTCAACAGAAAAAATTTCAACGTATCACATTGTTTCGAGCCTCAATGAATAACACAGATTAACAATGTGTCGCAACACGTGGATGATACTTCAACAAGTTACAAAGACAATTTTGACCGAAAACGAATTATTCGGTATTATTATTATGCGAGGTactattcaacaaaatatcacAAATCCGCAAGAAACATTGAAGAACAACGAAAAAACCCAGCAAGTTTTTCCCTCTTTAAGCGTTGTCAATCACAAAATTGTGTCGCTAATAAATTACGTTATTTACTTCTCGTATTCGAAAAGAAAAATGTCGTTCAACCAAGTCTACGATATCACAAGGTATAATATCGGGAATTGTGGGAACAGGTTTTAGTCTTCGTGCTTCTTTTTCCATGTTTCGGTGGATGACGGTGTCCATATTGTACTGAGAGAACGAAACGGATCGAAACCGGACCTTTCCTGCAAATCACAGTTCAGTTGATTCGTTAAAAATGTTCTTTCACAGCCAAGTACGTcgacaaataaaacaaattctTAATTTGGTCCCTCTAATATCATCTTAGGCTCTTTCGTGTCGCACGATCTGTTGAATAAAGTAATCATGGtttatagaaaagttattctgtacCTCGAGTTCTATTACTTATTTTTAGGGAGTTCTTGTCGacatcgttggcaaaaggaatggTTATCAACATTACATAGCCagaaataatatgtatatcaatAATTACTATAACGGCGATCGAAATCGATCGATATTAGTTGAGGTGAGGAGTGTTTCGCATCACTGCGCACGTGCCGCCTGAGCTCGGCGAGAGTGCTCACTCAGTCAGTTAGTCAGACGGGCCGGGATCGCGGATTCCAGCAGGAGCGGAGGACCAGGGACTGACTATTTAGGGACTGAATCATCCagagttaccctggcctacttCAACAATCCTAAGACAGaccattctttttttttgcaccTTCAACCACCTTCAACAATTCTGTCCTTTGACAGAAATCGAGTGGTTATTAACGATGTGGGTATTTTAGATCGTGAGACACAAAACTCCATATGTTGAACGATCTACTCCTATGCCTCGTCTGCggtaatacatatgtatgtaatatccagactgcggatctttatgcaaaataaaaattgtctgcgtcgattacgaaaaatagaaaccaaatagaatgttcTTTCTTCTCTCAATAAtcttaatagatgagaaatcatattttgttataaatgcataaagatccgtgagTCTAGCAAAATCTTTTCCTCACCTGCGTGTCCGGTTCGGTCGGTAAAGAGGACAATTGTGAATTTACAGGCGGGGTAGCTGCCCCCCAAGGACCCGCAGCCCAAACACCACCTGTGTTCACCCCCCAAACGCAACTTCTTTCCTCCCCAACTGCTGCCCTTGTGTATAACGGTTCCCAATTTGCTTCGACTGACATCCAATTATCTGCAAAACCCAATACAAACATTATAAATACAgaagaatatttaatttcaacagTTAAGTTAGTTTCTTACCCCTTAACGTATCCGCCAGCATCGAAGGTGGCTTCTCAGGGGACCTCGACGATTCCGTGTAAAACCCGCTCGTGTTATCcgacaataaattattgtataCGGGTCTATCTTCCCATAACTGACATCGCGTGTCCTCTTCAGGGCTCTCCAGTTCCATTAGGGGCTCGTCCGTTTCTGGAAGATCATCGTACGGCACCAGTTCTCGTTCAAACTGAAATTTAAAGACGCAAGGTTGAACACgtcatatacagtgactcccactaatattcggacactcttaaaaacaccataacttttttaatatggaAATATACGacctgaaatttttggagaagttagaacaattagtttgctacagaacgtgacaaaaatttttgaagaaaactgcaagttgtcggaattgcagagaaaatactaaaagttgtattttttaacttttttatgtgggcttataaggaaaatttacaaaacacgtgtcgtagatctgtatcgattaaacatattctgaaaatttcatcaaaatcggtggacgttgtaatgagctacaaacgtttaaaaatggtaaaaattgcagtttctcACGATTTCCGGTCTctaactgcagtaattctaaggattcttaaatctttcaatgtctgtcgttttttcccgcatcaaccgattgctatgaaactttcacagtgcatataattgacacagatctacaaaacgtattttataaaatttcaatataggcccgcataaaaaagttgtaaattgcaacttttagtattctctctacaattccgaccaaatgcaatttttgaaaaaatttcttttcacatcctgcagtaaactaattgctctggctTCCCGAAGAAGTTCaagtcgcatagtccaatattaaaaaagttatggtgtttttaagtgtgtccgaatattagtgggagtcactgtatataaaGTCGACTGTATTTCCTAGACTCTGATGTTTTTGCACAATAAACCTTAATGCTAAATCCCATTTCTTTTTTGCGTTGAGAATTAGCTTCGGATCGACCGATCCGTAAGCCAGAAACAATTTAAGGAATCCCATTTGTCACTAGGTTTATCGAGCACTGAATGTGAGCATTTTATGGTCGTATTTGTATCTATCAAAATGTttagtcattttttaaatagcatGTACCCAAAGAAATCAATTTGCTGAATAATTCTTCACTGGGTGCGTCTTTACGATCTCTAAACTGAGAGTTAAATGATTTTGTGATTTACCGGCGGTTCAGTGAAAGCGTTCATGAAGTAGCTATTCGAATGCTGCAAGGTATTCTGCATCTTCAGGGGGTCCTGACTAAGCGGCTTCTCCTCGATAGGCTGAACACGGAGGGGTGGGGAGCTAGACAACATTCTGTAGTCGTTCGCCGTGTGTATCATTTCCTGACTGGACTGTTGTTTAGTATAATCTATATCTTTGGTATCGTTGCTGAAGACTGTCGACAATGTATGCGTAGTCGTCTGCGGTTTGTGTAGCTTGTTCAAGCTCGAGAACGGAGAGATGCTCTCAGGACTCCTGGCCACGACATCGCTGAATTTCGCGCGATTTTCACCCCAACAGGACGGGGGCGGAGGTAATGGAGCTGACACCGCACCCAACGATCGCGACGAGTCTTCTCTTTGGCTAGTGCTTCCGTTTAACGATGTTGCTGCAACAATTAAATCCGCAAATTTATCTTCGATACTCCTCTTTCGCTGTAATTCTAGAATCCCCCTCGTAAACACACTGGCTTTAAATATCTTTTCGAAGATATTAAATTACGAGAAGATAAAAATTTCGGACTACTTCTTGttggaaaatagaaaatgttacaTTACGAAAATACGAAAATTTCAGACTACTTCTTCTTAGAGTAGATTTTTCAAGAAACGAAATTATTGTAAGAAGAACACGGAGGATAGGACACCTTTCGCATGCGTTTTGTCCATTCCACGACGCTTCTGAGATCCTTTGTCTTTCCTCGGAGGATTCTTGTTCTGTCGAGGCAGCTTGCACGACGACTCAACGGTGCGGGACGAGTGTATGTGATGCTTTATAGTTGATCTTGTCGTGCTCGTTTTCCACCTATTCGGATTGTTATGCCTCTCTTTGTCATACTCGTCGTCGTCGCAGTCTCCCTCGTAATTATCCCTATAGTCCACACATGGCACAGGCGTGATCGATTGCGGCTTAGTCTTCTTGGTCACCGGCTTCCTTTGCAGCTTCTCAGACTTTCCGCATGGCTGATCAAAGTTCTGTAACAAAGAAAACCTTAATATAGATCACTCCGGCTATAGGAAAAATCTTCCGACGAGCAATCGATCGTATTCGAACGTTATAACATTTttctttaaaatgaaatttctcgAGAACACACAAAAAAGGTGATAAACAAAATCTATGAGAATTTCGATGTACCTTACACGGCGGCGGGTCATCCTGAATAGAGCTCTCGGTCGTTGTAGAAGACGTCTCCTCCTCGGACAGCTGAATGTTCCTGTGACTGCTATTCGACTCGAACTTCTTAAACGAAACGTGACTATTATTGTTGCTGCCGACCGAGCTCGGTTTCCTCTTGTTATCCAGCTTGCTGTTCCTGGTGTTGGTCAACAAGCCCGTTGTGTCGACCTGCACCTCGTGATCCACCAGTTTCGTCTCCTCCTTGACCATCTGACTCGACTTGCCCTTCCTGTTCGTCACAGGACTCGACTTCATGTACGTGTTCACGGTATACTTCTTCTCCTGTGTCCCCTGAACGTCCGGGAACACGGTCTCCGACAAACAATTGTCGGTCTGCACCTCCTGCCCGTTATTCTGCCTCTTGTTGTTCCTCTTCTTAGCCCCGAGCGCGATATTGTTCATGACATTGTTACCGTTATCCAACGAGAGCTCGTCGCAGCGTTTGAACGACAGCAAGTCCTTCGTTTCGGTATCCAGCTTGAACCTGCGTTCTTCGTCAGCGGACCAATCCGGGATCTTCAGGCCTTTCTGCGTGTTTTCCTTCTCTTTGTACTTCTTCACGTTCATCAGTCCCCAATCTGGATAAGTATCCTCCTTCTTCGCTGCCTTTTGCTTCTCCTCGCTAATCAGCTTCTCCTTTAGAGGCGCGTCCTGCGTCGAGTGCACCGGCATGTTCGATAGCAATCTCAAGTCGAAAGGAGGCTGTCTCGGAGTCTCTCTGGTGAGATTCAGAGGTCCTCTGAGCACTCTGTCCGCCTCGAGGAACGAGATAGAAAGGATACAGATCAACAAGATCGACGACAGACACATAGCTGCCCACTGAAGTCCGCATTCCCACGAAGGTCTCGTCAAAGCTGCGCTACAGTCCTCTAAAGACTGTGGAGGCAACGTCGCCAGCAAATTTAGCGTCACCATGCCGTTCTCTATGTCGCTGTCCGACCCTAAGCTCGTTGCTATCACCAGCTTCCTCTCGATCCGCGACAATGTGAAGTCTGGAGTGAAAGCTATCTCAATCTTCTTGGTCGCGTTCGGAGCCAGGCTAAACGGCATGCAATTTAGGACTCGGAACCC from Lasioglossum baleicum chromosome 2, iyLasBale1, whole genome shotgun sequence harbors:
- the Tex gene encoding THO complex 3 homolog tex, yielding MSVSRVEELISYFKSHNKIREQQSHSAKVHSVGWSCDGKLLASGSFDKSVCIFSLGPDRLKQETTFRGHGGSVDQLCWHAFYPELLSTASGDKTVRIWDTRTQKCTANISTRGENINISWSPDGNTIAVGNKEDLVTFIDARVMKIRAEEQFNFEVNEISWNKDSDTFYLTNGQGCVHILSYPDLELLHVIKAHPGTCICIEFDPTGRYFATGSADALVSLWDADELCCLRTFSRLEWPVRTISFSYDGQLLAAASEDLVIDIGEVETGEKIADIPVEAATFTVAWHPKQYLLAYACDDKDTYDRKRDAGSLKVYGFAND
- the LOC143215907 gene encoding uncharacterized protein LOC143215907 codes for the protein MGTNCECQYTLMVMNEIVQGQLSEIKDNYNHVPSIHEVVEEDTDEEYSYNQDSPTVNDVQQDAGLAGNIVDDDSIYSNESFCSDDSSNETNVTSRTLNESHYTPKAADHECETKDNEEKCESPVRASGNVNSFYSSSSISDDRSTILKPVKCRRKNMSFTDEELRKIEWENQLLLRKIMAQQKPKEKILRENGSQTKQSSSAINRKKLQRKIESENIMLLQRLQQTKSRVMNAATRPGCRQTIL